The following are encoded together in the Neomonachus schauinslandi chromosome X, ASM220157v2, whole genome shotgun sequence genome:
- the ZNF630 gene encoding zinc finger protein 630 has protein sequence MLSPFVQAGSQAHLEEELWGPESRAREPVTYEDVAVDFTQEEWQHLDPAQKTLHRDVMLEIYSHLVSVGCSGIKPGIILKLEHEEDPWIIKSELSRWIHSDREKSLDSSQQIISEELSFQKEILEKTPKDNSLYSLLKVWHTDGQIDRYQGNQDRVLKQVTVTSHETLAKEKGPKCNTFGKILGVCIDLDPSSKKLRDFDSCEKSLKSNLDSLTCNRSHARKNPIERFGCGTPPSYHDSCSVPEEIYTGMKPCGHSRCEKGLNHKQVQFQDEKDQAGKKLNVCSECGKGFIKKSRLITHQRIHTGEKPFVCGDCGKAFSEKSHLIVHQRIHTGEKPYECTECGRAFSQKSPFIVHQRVHTGEKPYECFECQKAFSQKSHLIIHQRVHAREKPFECSECGKAFCEKSHLFIHQITHTGERPYECTECGKTFPRKTQLIIHRRTHTGEKPYKCSECGKTFCQQSHLIGHQRIHTGEKPYICTDCGKAFSQKSHLTGHQRLHTGEKPYICTECGKAFSQKSPLIIHQRIHTGEKPYECSDCGKTFSQKSPLIIHQRIHTGQKRHERTECGRAFSLKSHLIIHQRAHAGEKPYECSECGKAFCEKSPLAVHQKTHTREKPSESAEYGMAFSRKSQMITYQRTHTREKPSQCSDCGKVFCQHIYLTGHQNPHRRETSYMY, from the exons ATGTTGAGCCCGTTTGTGCAAGCAGGGAGCCAAGCTCATCTTGAGGAGGAGCTTTGGGGTCCTGAGAGCAGAGCCAGG GAACCAGTGACATATGAGGATGTGGCTGTGGACTTCACCCAGGAAGAGTGGCAGCACCTGGACCCTGCTCAGAAGACCCTACACAGAGATGTGATGCTGGAGATCTACAGCCACCTGGTGTCTGTGG GGTGTTCAGGTATAAAACCAGGTATAATCCTCAAGTTGGAACATGAAGAGGACCCATGGATCATAAAGAGTGAGTTGTCAAGGTGGATCCACTCAG acagagagaaaagcCTTGACTCTTCCCAGCAGATCATTTCTGAAGAACTTTCATTTCAAAAGGAGATATtggaaaaaaccccaaaggatAATTCATTGTATTCTCTCTTAAAAGTCTGGCATACTGATGGTCAGATAGATAGGTATCAAGGAAACCAAGACAGAGTTTTGAAGCAGGTCACAGTCACTAGCCATGAAACATTGGCCAAGGAGAAAGGCCCCAAATGtaatacatttggaaaaatacttGGTGTGTGCATAGACCTGGATCCTTCAAGTAAAAAACTCCGTGATTTTGATTCATGTGAAAAGAGCTTGAAATCTAATTTAGACTCACTGACATGCAATAGGAGCCATGCAAGGAAGAACCCCATTGAGAGATTTGGATGTGGGACACCACCTAGCTATCATGATTCCTGTTCTGTGCCTGAGGAAATTTACACTGGCATGAAACCCTGTGGACATAGTCGATGTGAAAAAGGTCTCAATCATAAACAAGTCCAATTTCAGGATGAGAAAGATCAAGCTGGTAAGAAACTCAATGTTTGTAGTGAGTGTGGGAAAGGCTTTATTAAGAAGTCACGGCTTATTACACATcaaagaattcatactggagagaaaccgtTTGTATGTGGCGATTGTGGAAAAGCCTTCAGTGAGAAATCACACCTCATTGTGCATCAGAGGATTCATACTGgggagaaaccttatgaatgtacTGAGTGTGGGAGGGCCTTCTCCCAGAAGTCACCCTTCATCGTTCATCAGAGagtccacactggagagaaaccctatgaatgtttTGAGTGTCAAAAAGCCTTCTCTCAGAAGTCACATCTCATTATACATCAGCGAGTTCATGCTAGAGAGAAGCCCTttgaatgcagtgaatgtgggaaagccttctgTGAGAAGTCTCACCTTTTTATACACCAGATAACTCATACTGGGGAGAGACCCTATGAATGTACtgaatgtgggaaaaccttcCCTCGGAAAACACAACTCATCATCCATCGGAGAAcacatactggagagaaaccctataagTGTAGTGAATGTGGAAAAACCTTTTGCCAGCAGTCCCACCTCATAGGGCACCAAagaattcacacaggagagaaaccttataTATGTACTGACTGTGGAAAAGCCTTTTCCCAAAAGTCACACCTTACTGGACATCAAAGGCttcatactggagaaaaaccttatatatgtacggaatgtggaaaagccttctCTCAGAAGTCACCTCTTATTATACACCAGAGAATTCATACAGGGGAGAAACCCTATGAGTGTAGTGACTGTGGCAAAACCTTCTCCCAGAAATCACCTCTCATTattcatcagagaattcatacaggGCAGAAACGCCATGAGCGTACTGAGTGTGGAAGGGCCTTTTCCCTGAAGTCACATCTCATTATACATCAGAGAGCTCATGctggagagaaaccatatgaatGTAGTGAATGTGGAAAGGCCTTCTGTGAGAAGTCTCCATTAGCTGTACATCAAAAAACTCATACTAGGGAGAAACCCTCTGAATCTGCTGAATATGGGATGGCTTTTTCCCGGAAATCACAGATGATCACATATCAGAGAACACACACAAGGGAGAAACCCTCCCAATGCAGTGACTGTGGGAAGGTATTCTGCCAGCATATATACCTCACTGGACATCAGAATCCACATAGGAGAGAAACCTCATATATGTACTGA